A genomic segment from Microbacterium sp. SORGH_AS_0428 encodes:
- a CDS encoding enoyl-CoA hydratase-related protein: protein MSTYETILVEQHGRVGWITLNRPDALNALNSTLVGELAAAVAGFDADEGVGAIVLTGSERAFAAGADIKQMADKSTRDMLVDNPFAALEEVTRARTPLIAAVAGFALGGGCELAMICDIILAADTAQFGQPEIALGVIPGLGGTQRLTRAVGAYKAAELVLTGRRMGAEEAERAGLVSRVVPAAELRDAAMEVAEAIASKSLPVVYAAKEALRAAQETVLAEGLRFEKQSFATLFALEDQKEGMAAFREKRAPEFRHR, encoded by the coding sequence ATGAGCACCTACGAGACGATCCTCGTCGAGCAGCACGGTCGCGTCGGGTGGATCACCCTGAATCGACCCGACGCCCTCAACGCCCTCAACTCGACCCTGGTGGGTGAGCTCGCCGCCGCCGTCGCCGGCTTCGACGCCGACGAGGGAGTCGGGGCGATCGTGCTGACCGGGAGTGAGCGCGCCTTCGCCGCCGGTGCCGACATCAAGCAGATGGCCGACAAGTCGACGCGTGACATGCTCGTGGACAACCCGTTCGCCGCCCTCGAAGAGGTGACACGGGCCCGCACCCCGCTGATCGCCGCGGTCGCCGGCTTCGCCCTCGGCGGTGGATGCGAGCTCGCCATGATCTGCGACATCATCCTGGCCGCCGACACGGCGCAGTTCGGTCAGCCCGAGATCGCCCTGGGTGTCATCCCGGGGCTCGGGGGCACCCAGCGGCTCACCCGTGCCGTGGGCGCGTACAAGGCCGCCGAGCTCGTGCTGACCGGTCGTCGCATGGGGGCCGAGGAGGCTGAGCGCGCGGGACTCGTCTCGCGCGTCGTGCCCGCGGCCGAGCTGCGGGATGCGGCGATGGAGGTCGCCGAAGCCATCGCCTCGAAGTCGCTGCCGGTGGTCTACGCGGCCAAGGAGGCGCTGCGCGCCGCGCAGGAGACGGTGCTGGCGGAGGGGCTCCGCTTCGAGAAGCAGAGCTTCGCGACGCTCTTCGCGCTCGAGGACCAGAAGGAGGGGATGGCCGCCTTCCGCGAGAAGCGTGCGCCTGAGTTCCGCCATCGCTGA